In Culicoidibacter larvae, a single genomic region encodes these proteins:
- the fabF gene encoding beta-ketoacyl-ACP synthase II: MRRVVITGLGVVSAIGNSVEEFWNNIEAGKHGITEITRFDTSEFPVKVAAEVKNFNPEHSLSHQELKRTDRYTQYAIEAAYQAMQDTGTDFSDLDPFRVGVVVGSGIGGIETFQDGYDTMVNKGIRRVSPLFIPMLIANMASGMIAMKYGFKGMNFAPVSACASSAHALGEAFRAIKHGYIDVALAGGSEAVETPIALTGFNNMMATTKVDNPDRASIPFDAERSGFVLGEGSAVLVLEELEHALARGAKIYAELAGYGATADAYHITSPDPSGEAASMAMQLAYKEAGAEAKDVDYINAHGTSTPINDKYETGAIKDALGEYGKTVAVSSTKSMTGHLLGGAGATEAVICAKAIEQGVLPPNVGLQNPDPECDLNIVKTAEKADINVALSNSYGFGGQNASLCFKAYKNN, encoded by the coding sequence ATGAGAAGAGTTGTCATTACCGGATTGGGAGTTGTTTCTGCAATCGGAAATTCGGTTGAGGAATTTTGGAATAATATTGAGGCGGGGAAACATGGAATCACTGAGATTACTCGTTTTGATACTAGTGAGTTTCCGGTAAAGGTTGCTGCTGAGGTGAAAAACTTCAATCCTGAGCATTCGCTTTCACATCAAGAATTGAAACGTACTGATCGTTATACGCAGTATGCTATTGAGGCGGCGTATCAGGCGATGCAGGACACTGGCACTGATTTTAGTGATTTGGATCCGTTTCGAGTTGGCGTTGTTGTCGGCAGCGGGATTGGTGGTATTGAAACTTTTCAAGATGGCTATGATACTATGGTGAATAAAGGCATTCGCCGGGTTTCGCCATTGTTTATTCCAATGTTGATTGCCAATATGGCAAGCGGTATGATTGCAATGAAATATGGTTTTAAAGGAATGAACTTTGCACCGGTTTCAGCATGTGCCAGTTCGGCGCATGCGTTAGGTGAAGCGTTCCGGGCGATCAAACATGGTTATATTGATGTGGCGCTTGCCGGCGGTTCAGAAGCGGTGGAAACGCCAATTGCTTTAACCGGTTTTAATAATATGATGGCAACTACTAAGGTTGATAATCCGGACCGGGCTTCGATTCCTTTTGATGCTGAACGCAGTGGTTTTGTGCTTGGTGAAGGTAGTGCTGTATTGGTGCTTGAAGAGCTTGAACATGCATTGGCACGCGGGGCAAAGATTTATGCTGAGCTTGCCGGATATGGTGCGACGGCGGATGCTTATCATATTACCAGTCCTGATCCAAGCGGTGAGGCGGCAAGTATGGCGATGCAGCTGGCTTATAAAGAAGCCGGAGCAGAGGCGAAGGACGTTGATTATATCAATGCTCATGGAACTTCTACACCGATTAATGATAAGTATGAAACCGGAGCAATTAAAGATGCTTTAGGTGAGTATGGTAAAACGGTTGCCGTGAGTTCGACTAAGTCTATGACTGGTCATTTGCTTGGTGGTGCCGGAGCAACTGAGGCAGTTATTTGTGCCAAGGCGATTGAGCAAGGTGTTTTACCACCGAATGTTGGTTTGCAAAACCCCGATCCGGAATGCGATCTGAATATTGTGAAAACGGCGGAAAAGGCAGATATAAATGTGGCACTTTCGAACTCATATGGATTTGGCGGACAGAATGCCAGTCTGTGTTTTAAGGCTTATAAAAATAATTAA